ACCGGGACGACTGGCCCGACCCGTACGACCGGCACGAGGAAGGGGAGCGGCCGTCCCGTCGGACGGCCGCTCCCCTTTCCTTCCGTTCCCGCTCCCGCCCGGCGGGCTACTCGCCCAGGACGCCGACCACCTCGCCGATCACGATCACCGCCGGGGGCTTGATGCCCTCGGCGGCGACGGTCTCGGCGATGGTGGCGAGGGTGGCGTCGACGCGGCGCTGGCCGGCGGTGGTGCCCTCCTGGACGACGGCGACCGGGGTGTCGGCGGCGCGGCCGTGGGCGAGGAGTTCGGCGGCGATCGCGCCGATCTTGTCGACGGCCATCAGCAGGACCAGGGTGCCGGTCATCCCCGCGACGGCCTCCCAGTTGGTGAGGGAGCGCTCGCCGGGGCCGACGTGGCCGGAGATGACGGTGAACTCGTGGGTGAGGCCGCGGTGGGTGACCGGGATGCCGGCCGCCGCGGGGACGCTGATCGAGGAGGAGATGCCGGGGACGACCGTGACCGGGACGCCCGCCTCGACGCAGGCGAGCAGCTCCTCGCCGCCGCGGCCGAAGACGTACGGGTCGCCGCCCTTGAGCCGGACCACGAACTTGCCGGCCTTGGCGTGCTCGATCAGGGTGCGGTTGATCGCCTCCTGGGCCATGTAGCGGCCGTAGGGGATCTTGGAGGCGTCGATCACCTCGACGTGCGGGGGAAGCTCGGCGAGCAGTTCGCGCGGGGCGAGCCGGTCGGCGACGACCACGTCGGCGTCGGCGAGCAGGCGGCGGCCCCGGACGGTGATCAGGTCCGGGTCGCCCGGTCCGCCGCCGACCAGGGCGACGCCCGCGTCCCGGGCGCGGTACTGGCGGGCGGCGAGGGAGCCGTCGCGCAGGCCGGCCACGATGGAGTCGCGCAGGGCCGCGGAGTGCCGGGGATCGCCGGTGAGGACCGCGACGGTCGCGCCGGAGTCGTGGCCGGAGGCGGGCGTCCAGGCGGTGGCGGCGGAGGCGTCGTCGCTGCGGGAGCAGAACACCCGTAGCCGCTCGGCCTCGGCGGAGACGGCGGTGTTGACGGCCGGGTCGTCGGTGGCGACCAGCGCGTACCAGGTGTCGGCGAGGTCGCCGTCCGCGTACGGACGCCGGTGCCAGGTCAGCTCGCCGGCGTCGGCCATCGCGGAGACGGCGGGGGTGGTGGCCGGGGATATCAGGTGGATCTCGGCGCCGGCCGCGATCAGCGCGGGCAGCCGGCGCTGGGCGACCTGTCCGCCGCCGACGACCACGACGCGGCGGCCGGTGAGCAGCAGCCCGACGGGGTACGGGGTGAGGCCCCGGGTCGACGGGTGGGGGTGGGGGGTGGGCGCGGTCATGAGGGGGAGCTCCTGGGTGGGCGGCGGTGCTGGGGGGAGCCCCGTGCCGGCGCGCCCTTGAGCCGGTACGGGTTCGGTCCGGTCCTGTCCGGTCGGCCCGGTCGGTCCGGTCGGTCCGGTCGGTCCGGTCGGTCCGGTCGGGCGAACGGGCGAACGGGCGAACGGGCCGACCGGCGCCGGGTGCCGGGCGTCCGGTGCCCGGCGGGGTCGGCCGGACGGGGCCCGGGCGGGGCGGCCGCCCCCTCGCACGGCGGGGGCGGCCGGGCCGGGCGGGGTCAGGCCTTCTCGGTGACTCCGGCGGAGTCGAAGGTGGCTACATCGTGCATCGCCCGGGCCGCGCTCTGCACCAGCGGGAGGGCCAGCAGGGCGCCGGTGCCCTCGCCGAGCCGCAGGTCGAGGTCGATCAGCGGGCGCAGGCCGAGCTTGGCGAGCGCGGTCTGGTGGCCGGGCTCGGCGGAGCGGTGGCCCGCGATGCAGGCGGCCAGCACCTCGGGGGCGATGGCCTTGGCGACCAGGGCGGCCGAACCGGCGATCACGCCGTCCAGGATCACCGGGACGCGCAGCGAGGCCGCGCCGAGCAGGAACCCGGCGATCGCGGCGTGCTCCAGGCCGCCGACGGCCGACAGCACGCCGATCGGGTCGGCCGGGTCCGGCTTGTGCAGGTCGAGGGCCTGCCGGATCACCTCGACCTTGCGGGCGTGGGTCTCGTCGTCGATGCCGGTGCCGCGGCCGGTGACCTCGGCCGGGTCGGTCTCGGTGAAGACCGAGATCAGCGCGGCGGAGGCGGTGGTGTTGGCGATGCCCATGTCGCCGGTGATCAGCACCTTGTTGCCGGCCGCGACCAGGTCGCGGGCGGTCTCGATGCCGACCTCGATCGCGCGCAGCGCCTCGTCGCGGCTCATCGCCGGGCCCTGCGTCATGTCGTCGGTGCCGGGCTTGACCTTGCGCGGCAGCAGGCCGGTGGTGCGGCCCTGCTGGATGGCGTCCGGGAGTTCGGCGGCCACGCCGACGTCCACCACGCACACCTCGGTGCCGACCTGCGCGGCGAAGGAGTTGACCACCGCGCCGCCGGCCAGGAAGTTGCCGACCATCTGCGCGGTGACCTCCTGCGGCCACGGGGTGACGCCCTGGGCGTGCACGCCGTGGTCGCCCGCGAAGATCGCCACGCAGCCGGGCTCCGGGACCGGCGGCGGGCACTGCCGGGCCAGGCCGGACAGCTGGGCCGCGATCATCTCCAGCACGCCGAGCGAACCGGCGGGCTTGGTCATCCGCTTCTGCCGGTCCCACGCCTCGCCGAGCGCCTTGGCGTCCAGCGGACGGATGCCGCGCAGGGTGTCGGACAGCAGGTCGTGCGGCTCCTCGCCGGGCAGCGCGCGGTTGCCGTACTGCTCCTCGTGCACCACCCAGGACAGCGGGCGCTTCTTCGCCCAGCCCTGCTGCTGCAGCTCCGGCTCGTCCGGGAAGGCGTCCACATAGCCGACGCACAGGTAGGCGACGACCTCCAGGTGCTCGGGCAGACCCAGCTCGCGGACCAGCTCCTCCTCGTCGAAGAAGCTCACCCAGCCGACGCCCAGGCCCTCGGCGCGGGCCGCCAGCCACAGGTTCTCCACGGCCAGCGCGGCCGAGTACGGGGCCATCTGCGGCTGGGTGTGCCGGCCCAGGGTGTGCCGGCCGCCGCGGGTGCGGTCGGCGGTCACCACGATGTTGACCGGCGTCTCCAGGATCGCCTCGATCTTGATTTCCTTGAACTGCTTCGCCCGGCCCTTGGGCAGCGAGTCCGCGTACGCCTCGCGCTGACGCTCCGCCAGCTCGTGCATCTTCCGGCGGGTCTTCGCGGAGCGGATCACCACGAAGTCCCACGGCTGCGAGTAGCCGACACTCGGCGCGGTGTGCGCCGCCTCCAGCACCCGGATCAGCACCTCGTGCGGGATCGCGTCCGACCGGAAGCCGTTGCGCACGTCGCGCCGCTCCCGGATCACCTGGTGCACGGCCTCCCGCCCGGCCTCGTCGTAACCCGGCGCGGCGGGCGGGCGCTCCCCTTCGGCGGCCTCGGGCTCGGACTCGGACTCGGTGACGGTCTCGACCTCGGCGGCTTCGGCTTCGGCTTCGGCTTCGGCTTCGACGTCGGCTCCGGCGGTCTCTTCGACGGCCGCGGGCTGCGGCTGCTCGGCCTGCTCCGGTTCGGCCTCCGGCTGGGGCGCGGACTCGGCCTCGGGCGCCGCGACCGGCTCGACCGCCTGCTCGGCGACCGGCTCCACCGGCTGCTCGGCGACGGCTTCGGCCTCGGGCTGCGGCTGGGTCTCCTCGGCAGGGGCCTCAACGGCAGCCTCGGCGACTGGTTCCACCGGTTGCTCGGCGGCGGGGGCCTCGGCCTGCGCCTGCTCGGGGGCCGTGACGGCCTCAGGGGCCTCGGGGGCCTCGACCGCGGGCTGCTCGGCGACGGCCTCGGGCTGCGGCTCCGCGGCTGCCTGCGCGCCCTCGGGCTCCAGCAGCGGCAGGCCGGCGGGCGCGGCGAGGAAGGCGGAGATCCGCCGGTGCGCGCCCCGCCCGGACGACTTGCCCGCCGGGGCGGGGATCGGCGCCGCGGCGGCCTCGCCGCTCACCGTCTGCGCGGTCGCGGCCTCGACGGGCTGCGCGGCCTCGGGCTCGGCGGCGGGGGCCTGCGCGGACTGCTCCGCCGCGACGGTCTCCGGCTGCTCGGCCGACGGCGCGTCGACCGCCTCAACGGCGGTCGGCTCGGCGGCGGTCGGCTCGGCGGCGGTCGGCTCGGCGACGGCTTCCGGCTGCGGCTGCGGCTGCGGCTCGGACGGCGCGGGGGCCGCCTCGGCCACCACCGCCGCAGGTTCGACGGCCTCGACGGGCTCGACGGCCTCAACGGCCTCGACGGTCTCGGCGGCGGGTACGGCGGCCGGCGGCTCGACCTGCTGGGCCGGTTCCACGAACACCGGTGCCAGGTTCGCGGCGGGCCCGGCCACGGGGGCCACGGGGACCTCGACGGCCACCGGCTGCTCCACCACGGGCTCGGCGGCGGGCGCGGGAGCCTCGACGGCGACCGGCGCCTCGGCCACCGGCTCGACCGCCACGGGCGGCTCGACGACCGGCGGGGCCACGGCCACCGGCTCGGCGACGACCGCCGCCGCGGCGGCCTCCACCACCTGCGGCTGCGCCGGCGCGGGCACCTGCACGGCCGGAGCGGGCTGCGGCTGCGCCTGCGGCGGCACCGGGGCCTGCGTCTGCACGGCGGCCTGCTGCTGCACCGTTTCGGCGGTCAGCACCGGCACCCCGTACGCGGGCGTGCCGCCGGGGAGGGACGGGCCGCGGTCGGCGAGCGAGCGCACCGGGACGTGACCGGTCATCAGGGACGGGTCGGGGATCGGCGGCCCGGCGTGCAGCGGGCGGCGCGGCTGCGGCGGCGCCGGCTGCTGGACGGCGGCGGCGGTCGGCGCCGGAGCCGGGGTCACGGGCTGGGCCTGCGCCTGGGCCTGCGGAGCACCGAGGTGCAGGGTGCCGCTGCCGACCCCCTCCGCACCGGGCGCGGCCGGTGCGGCGGACGGCCCGGCGGCCGGTGCGGCGGCCGGCTCGACGGGCTGGGTGGCGGTCAGGACCGGGGGTGCGAGCGGCGGCCAGGACGGCGCGACGGGGGTGCCGGGCGGCTGCTCACCCGCGACGAGCGGCTCGCCGAGCGGCGCGACGAACGGCTCGGCCACCGGCTCCACGGCCGGCTCCGCGGCCGGTTCGGCGGACTCGACGGTGCCGTGCACGGCGTCGCCCCAGGCGGTCTGCGGGCCGGGCATCAGCAGGACGTCGTCCTCCTCGTCGCCGTCGGGCTGGTCGAGGAAGGTGTACGCGGGCCGCTGGTCGCCGTGCCAGGGCCCGGCGGGCGCGGCGGGCTGGAGGGGCGCGCCGAGGTGGTGCTCCGGGACGGGTCCGCCGGGCCCGGGTTCGGGCGCGAGGGGACCGGTACTGGGGGCGTGGCCGCCGTCGGTCATGTCAATGCTCCTTCCAGGCCGCTTGCGCGTCCTCGGCGGCTCCCCGAAGGCCCCGCCACTTCGCCGGGGCGGGGCCGCACCGACCCGTCCCTTACTCCATCGGCCGTCACCCGCACGGGTGGCGTGCCATCAGAAACAACGACGGCCCCGGGCAACCGGCACGACGGCGCGGCCGCTCCGGACCCTCACGGCATTCTTCCGGGCGGGTGCGCACCGCGTCGAATGCCCGCGAAGCGGGCCGTTCGGGTTGCAACGCGTCAAATCGGCGGTAACCGTGCCGGATCGGACACGGGACTGCCTCGACGGGTTGGTCCCCCGGGGAAACCCTACCGGCCGCGGCCGGACCGATCTCGAAACCCTGTCCGGATGCGACGGGGATCACCGTACCGCCGGGGACGGACGCTCCGCGGGGGCGTTACCGGAGGTCAGTCGTACGGTTCGCCCCAGATCAGCAGGGTGTAGTCGCCGCGTCCGAAGGAGGGTCCGCCGCCGGTGTCGGGTTCGGCGCGCAGGGGGGCGGACTGGAGCAGCAGGCCGTCGACGCGGTAGCCGGCGGCGTCCAGGATCTGGCGGGTCTCGGTGGCTTCGGCGAGGGTGCGGGCGACGGCGACCACCCGTTCGGGTTTGCGGGCGGCGACGGCGCGGACCATGGCGGGGCCGCCGTGTTCGACGGCGACGGCGTCGGGTTCGGGGAGGGCGCCGAGCACGTCGGGGCCGGAGCCGGCGGCGGTCTCGACCTCGACGCCGGCCTTGCGGGCGTTGGCGGAGATCCGGGCGCAGTCGGCGGGTTCGGCCTCGACGGCGACCACGGCGGCGCCGAACCGGGCGGCCTCGACGGCGAGCGCGCCGTCCCCGGCGCCGACGGTCCACAGCAGGTCGCCCGGTGCGGGGGCGAGCCGGGCCAGGGCCAGCGCGCGGACGTGCGGCGGGAGGGCGCGGGGGCGCCGGGCGTCGGCGTCCGCTCCGGCGTACGCCCGGCCGGGGAGCGCCCAGCCGCGCTGCGGGCCGGGGTGGTCGAGCGGTCGGCCGGCCAGCCAGCCGGAGGCGGCCTCGGCGGGCGGGACGTTGCCGATGACCAGGACGACGGAGGGGTCGCGCCAGTCGTGGTCGGGGACGCGTTCGGAGGTGAGGACGGTGACGTCCTCCTCGGCGGTGCCGAGCGCCTCGCAGACCACGAAGGTGCGGGGGACGCCGCGGAGCATCAGGGCGAGTTCGCTGGGCCCGGCGCCGCCGGTGGTGAGGACGGCGACCTTGGGGTGGGCGCGGCAGACGTTGGCGGCGCGGCGCAGCCGTCCGCCGTGGGCGGAGACCACCTGGGCGTCCTCCCAGGCCATTCCGGCCCGGGCGAAGGCGGTGGCCACCGAGGAGACGGCGGGCAGGACTTCGAGTTCGAGGCCGTACTCGGGGCGGCGCAGGGTGCGCACGACGCCGAAGAAGCCGGGGTCGCCCTCGGCGACGACGACGGCGGCGCCGCGGTGGTCGGCGATCTTCCGGGCGGCGGCCCGCAGGTCGGCCAGGCCGATGCGTTCGGCGCGTTCGGGGACGGGGAGGGCGGCGAGCTGGTAGGCCGCCCCGGCGACCAGGGTGGCTCCGGCGAGTGCGTCGGCGGCGCTCTGGGTCAAGGGGGTGCCGTCCCACCCGATGACCGTGATCCGGTCAGCCATCTGCGGCCGTTCTCCTCGTGCCGTGTGTCCGCCCCTGGTGGGGTGCGCCGCGGGCGCTCCCTGCGCAGAGGCTACCGCCTGGCCGGGGTGGTGCGGAGCCGTGGCGCGCGCCGGGGGCGTGAACAACCGGAGCACGACCGGGAACGAGGCCGGGAACGAGGCCGGGAGGCGGCTCGGGGGCAGGGGTGGCGGCGGCCGGGTCTCAGCGGCGCAGGGCGTGGTGGCGGTCGTCGGGGTGGACGGGTTCGGGCGGGTCGAGGTCCTCGGGGAGCAGGCTCCACACGATCAGGTCGGTGTGCTCCTCGGGGCCCGGGCCCCACTCCCCGCCGCGGACTATCGCCGCGTTGCGCAGCACGCCCTCGCTGATCGCGCCGGTCTTCTGGGCGACCTGCTGGGCGGCGGTGTTGCCGGCGGCGGTGCGCAGTTCGAGGCGCTGGAAGCCGCGGTCCTCGAACAGCCACTGGGCGGTGCCGAGGACGGCCTCGGGCGCGTAGCCCTCGCCGCGGGCCCAGGGGGCGGTGACGAAGCGGGCCTCGGTGGCGCGCAGGTGCCAGTCGGTGCGGTCGAGTTCGAGCAGGCCGACCAGCCGCTGGGTGAGGTGCTCGGTGACGGCGAAAACGATTCCGCGCCCCCGGGCGCGCCGTTCGGGGGCCTGACGGACGATCAGCTCGTGCGCGTCGGACTCGCGGTAGGGGCGGGGGTGTCCGGTCCAGGTCTGGACGAGTTCGTCGTCGAGCATGGCGGCCAGTGCGGGGGCGTCCTGGTCCTCAAGGGCGCGCAGCAGCAGCCGTTCGGTGCTGATGGCTGTCTCGGGGAAGTTCGCAACCATGCCGTCTCTCCTCGCCGGGTCGTGGACACACCGTACGCCCCGCCCCTTCGTCGGGCGTGCCAGCGTACCCGCTCCGCACCTCACGGCTCGTCAGCACGGTGCCCCCGGCGGGGAGGCCGGGGGCACCGCGGGGAGGTCCGGCGGGGCCGGGCGGGGTCGGACGGGGGGTCAGAACGCCGGGATGACGGCGCCCTGGAAGTTGTCGTCGATGTACTTCTTCACCTCGTCGGAGTGCAGCAGCTCGGCGAGCTTCTGGACCCGCGGGTCGCTCTCGTGGCCCTTCTTGACGGCGAGGATGTTGGCGTAGGGGTTGCCCTCGGCCTTCTCCAGCACCAGCGCGTCGGTGGCGGGCTTGAGGTTGGCGCCCAGCGCGTAGTTGCCGTTGATGACGGCGGCGTCGACGTCGTCGAGGGAGCGCGGCAGCTGGGCCGCCTCCAGCTCCTTGAACTTGAGGTTCTTCGGGTTGCCGGTGACGTCCTGGACGGTGGCGGTGGTGCCGGCGCCGTCCTTGAGGGTGATGACGTTGTTGTCGGCGAGCAGCTTGAGCGCCCGGCCCTCGTTGGTGGCGTCGCTGGGGACGGCGACCTGGGCGCCGTCCTTGAGCTCGGTGATGCTCTTGACCTTCTTGGAGTAGACGCCGAGCGGCTCCAGGTGGACGGTCTCGACCGAAACGACGTCCGTGCCGTTCTTCTTGTTGAAGTCGTCGAGGTAGGGCTGGTGCTGGAAGTAGTTCGCGTCCGCGGAGCCGTCCTGGACCGAGGTGTTGGGGGTCACGTAGTCGCTGACCTCCTTGATGTCCAGCTTGAGCCCGGCCTTGGCCGCCAGGTTGTCCTGCACGAACTTGAGGATCTGCGCGTGCGGGGTGGGGCTGGCGGCGACCACCAGGGGCTTGTTCGGGTCGGCGGAGGCGCCGGAGGAGTCCGAGGAGCAGGCGGCCAGGGTGAGCGCGAGGCCGGCGGCGGTGGCGGTCAGGGCGGTGGTCTTCAGGACGTTACGCACGAAAAGTGCCTTTCTGCGGGATGCGAACGGCCCTGGTGGGGCCGGGGTCCCGTCCCTCGGCTCTGGCGAGGGCGGGAAGTCAGTGCGAGGAGAGCAGGTCTTCCTCGGTGTCCTTCGGCCCGGCGCTGGCGGAGCGGAAGAAGCCGAGCGGGCTGCGGTAGTCGCCGCGGTGCGAGAGCCGGCGGGCGGCGAGGTCGCCGAGCAGCTGGATCACGGTGACGATGACCACGAGTTCGGCGACGATGACCCACATGAAGGTGGTCTCGAAGCGCTGGTAGCCGTAGCGGATGGCGAGGTCGCCGAGGCCGCCGCCGCCGACCGCGCCGGCCATCGCGGAGTAGCCGATCAGCGCGATCACCGTGGTGGTGGCGGAGGCGACCAGCGCGGGCAGCGCCTCGGGCAGCAGGGTCTTGCGGACGATGGAGCCGGTGCCGGCGCCCATCGACTTGAGCGCCTCGACCAGCCCGCCGTCCACCTCGCGGACGGAGGTCTCCACCAGCCGGGCGAAGAACGGGATCGCGCCGATCGCGAGCGGGACGCTGGCGGCCTGCCAGCCGAGCGTGGTGCCCGCGATCGCCCGGGTGAGCGGGATCACCGCGACGATCAGGATGACGAACGGGATGGAGCGCCCGACGTTGACGACCGCGCCGAGCACCCGGCTGACGGCCAGGTTCTGCAGCAGGCCGCCCTTGTCGGTGAGCACCAGCAGCAGCCCGATCGGCAGGCCGATCAGCAGGCTGGCGAGCCCGGCGATGCCGACCATGCCGAAGGTCTCCCAGGTGGCGGGCCACATCAGTTCCTGCATCTGGTCCCAGGTCATGCCGCCGCTCCGTTCGACAGGTCGAGGACGTCCACCTGGAGTCCCTGTTGGCGCAGGTAGCCGATCGGCACCACGTTGTCGGTGTGGCTGCCGGGCAGTTCGACCCGCATCCGGCCGACCAGGCGGCCGGCGATGGTCTCGACGGCCGCGCCGAGGATGCTGATGTCGATCTGGTAGGTGCGGGCCAGCTGGGAGACGAACGGCTGGGCGGGCGCGTCGCCCTGGAAGGTGATCTCCAGGACGGTGCGCGACCCCGCCTCCGAGGCCGCGGCCCGGGTGCCGTAGTCGCCGAGCGGGAAGAGGTCGCGGGCGATCCGGGAGTGGCCGTCGGCGAGCAGGTCGGTGAGCCGGCCGCTCTCGACGACCCGGCCGCCGCGCATCAGGGCGGCGGAGTCGCAGACCGACTTGATGACGTCCATCTCGTGGGTGATCAGCAGGACGGTCAGGCCGAGCTGCTGGTTGAGCTCGCGCAGCAGCTTGAGGATCGAGCGGGTGGTCTCCGGGTCGAGGGCGCTGGTGGCCTCGTCGGAGAGCAGCACCTTGGGGTCGCCGGCCAGGGCGCGGGCGATGCCGACGCGCTGCTTCTGGCCGCCGGAGAGCTGGGCGGGGTACTGGCGGGCCTTGTCGGCGAGGCCGACCAGGTCGAGCAGTTCGGCGGCCTTGCGGCGGCGCTCGCGCCGGTCCAGGCCGATGATCTCCAGCGGGAGTTCGACGTTCTGCTGGACGGTGCGCGAGGAGAGCAGGTTGAAGTGCTGGAAGACCATGCCGATCCGCTGCCGGGCCTCCCGCAGCTCGCGCCCGGCGCGCTCCCGGCCGCCGGAGAGCGCGGTCAGCTCCACGCCGTCGACGGTGACGGTGCCGGAGCTGGGCCGCTCCAGCAGGTTGACGCACCGGATCAGGGTGGACTTGCCGGCGCCGCTGGTGCCGACGACGCCGAACACCTCGCCCTGCCGCACGTGCAGGTCGACGTCGTCCAGTGCCCGGACCTCGCGGCCGCCGGAGCGGTAGACCTTGGTCAGGCCCTCGGTGGTGATCACAGCTGCTTCCGTTGTTCGTCGGCGGACGGTCGGCGGACGGCCGTGGGGGCGTCCGCGCCGATGGCGGGATGGGCACGCGGGTGCCCGGGAAGAGTGGCTGCCGGCTTCGTTCCGATCATGTCCGCCGATCGGGCGGGCCGCCCGTGGGCGTGGCCCTAACGAGTCATCAGCGGACGGGGGGTCAGCGGGCGCCGGGCGGTGGCCCTCAGCGGCGACACATTCGACGGCCGCACATGCGCGACTCACCTGCCGGCGTCGCGCCGGTGGGGATGCATGTCGTCGTCGTGGTCATGGAACCCAGTAAATCAGACATATGGTCCGTGTCCCAGATTTCAGGACCTATTGTCCGCATTGCGGACACGACCCTTGCGGCGCAAGCACTGCGGCGCCCGACCCCTCGTTCGGGTCGGGCGCCGCGTCGGGCCGGGCCGGGGTGCCGCGCGGCTCAGGCGGCCAGGCTGGTCGCCACCGGCTTGGCCAGGGTCACGATCGACAGCCGGCGGGACACCTCGCGCACCTCGGTCTCGCGGTAGCCGAGCCGGCGGTACAGCCGCAGGTTGCCCAGGCTGCGGTGGCCGGTGAACAGCTCGAAGCCGCCGGTCGCGCCGTCCTCGGCGAGCTGCGCCTCCAGCCCCTCCAGCAGGCGGCGGCCCAGGCCGTGCCGCTGCATCCGCGGGTGCACCACCAGCCGGCCGATCCGGCCGACGCCCTGGGCGTCCACCCAGCCGCGGACGCTGCCCACCACCTCGTCGCCGAGCCGGGCCACCAGCACCCGGTGCTCGGACATCTCGGCCTGGAGGCTCTCCAGGGTCTGGGTCAGCGGCTCCAGCGTCCAGTCGCCGTACAGCTCCGCCTCGCTCTGATAACCGAGGTACTGGAGCTTGAGGATCTGCTCCGCCTCCTCCGGTCGTGCCGCTGCGATGATCACACTCATGCCCATGTGCGGGGGCCTCCATCGTTAAGTGCCCGGCGCGTGCGAGTGAGGGTCCGGCACCGGTTCCTGTCCGAGGTGTGCCCGGACGGGGATCTGCCCGGCCCGGGGAAAGCGCGACGCGCCCCGCCGGACGGTGGCCCGGACAGCCGGAACTGACACGCTCACGCTCAGTATCCGGGGAGTCGGGCGACCGTCAAGAGAGACGTTCGCCACCGCTCTACCCAGACGACCGCTGCTCTCAACCTTCCCGACGCCCGACGTGGCGAGCGTCACGCCCGCCCGGGCGCCCCCGCGTCACCCGTTCGGCCGGATGTTCCGGTTGACCCGGAACAGGTTCGCCGGGTCGTACCGCTCCTTCAGCGTCACCAGCCGCTCGTACTTCGCCAGCCCGTACGCCTCCACCACCCGGCCCTGCCCCTCGGCGCCCATCAGGTTCACGTACGCGCCGCCCGAGGAGAACGGCCGCATCGCCTCCCAGCACCGCCGGACCCACGCCGCGTGCGGCTCCGCCGGGCCGTCGGTCCAGCGCGCCACCGCGCTCAGCAGGTACGGCGCCGTCCGGTACGTGTACGCGGTGTCCTCCGGCCCCACCCGGGCCACCGCGCCGCCCAGGAACGCCAGCTGCACCCGGGCCGACGGGCCCGGCAGCGCGTCGACCTGCTCGGCCAGCCGGTCGATCGCCGCCGCGTCCAGCACCGACAGGAACTCCGAGCGCCCCACGTTGCCCGCCCCCGGGCCCAGGCCGGCGTCCAGCATCCGCTGCCACAGCGGGTACGGCCGGGTCTGCACGGTGTCCGCGACCACCCCCGGCAGGGCGCGCAGCGGCGCCACCGCCTCCCGTCCCCGGTCGGCCCGGCCCGACCAGCACAGGCCGATCCGCAGCACCGTCCGGTCCGGCAGCTGCGGCATCCCGCGCGGGCGCCCGAACTCCACCATCACGGTCAGGCCGTCCGGGGCGTCCGCCGTGAAGTCCCGCACCGCGGCGAGGGTCGGCGCCAGCAGTTCCACCGGCACGTACACCGCCCCGCACAGCAGGTGCGGCCCCACCCGGTGCAGCCGGTACGTGAAGGAGGTCACCACCCCGAAGTTGCCGCCGCCCCCGCGCAGCCCCGCGAACAGCTCCGGGTGCGCCGCCGCGCTCGCCGTCAGCAGCCGCCCCTCGGCGGTCACCACGTCCGCCTCCACCAGGTTGTCGCAGGTCAGCCCGTACGCCCGGGCCAGCCAGCCGACTCCCCCGCCGAGCGTCGTCCCCGCGATGCCCGCCGCCGAGTACGGCGCGCCCGTGGTCGCCAGGTCGAACGCCTGCGTCTCGTGGTCGAACGCCCCCCAGGTCACCCCCGGCTGCGCCCGGGCGAGCCGCCGGGCCGGGTCCACCCGGACGCCGGTCAGCCGGGACAGGTCGATCAGCATGCCGCCGTCGCAGGTGCCCAGGCCCGCCAGGCTGTGCCCGGCGCCCCGCACGGCGGCAGGCAGGCCGTGCTCCCGGGCCACCGCGACGGCCTGGAGCACGTCGGCGACGCCGCTGCACCGGGCGATCAGCCCGG
This is a stretch of genomic DNA from Kitasatospora fiedleri. It encodes these proteins:
- a CDS encoding methionine ABC transporter permease — protein: MTWDQMQELMWPATWETFGMVGIAGLASLLIGLPIGLLLVLTDKGGLLQNLAVSRVLGAVVNVGRSIPFVILIVAVIPLTRAIAGTTLGWQAASVPLAIGAIPFFARLVETSVREVDGGLVEALKSMGAGTGSIVRKTLLPEALPALVASATTTVIALIGYSAMAGAVGGGGLGDLAIRYGYQRFETTFMWVIVAELVVIVTVIQLLGDLAARRLSHRGDYRSPLGFFRSASAGPKDTEEDLLSSH
- a CDS encoding methionine ABC transporter ATP-binding protein, whose amino-acid sequence is MITTEGLTKVYRSGGREVRALDDVDLHVRQGEVFGVVGTSGAGKSTLIRCVNLLERPSSGTVTVDGVELTALSGGRERAGRELREARQRIGMVFQHFNLLSSRTVQQNVELPLEIIGLDRRERRRKAAELLDLVGLADKARQYPAQLSGGQKQRVGIARALAGDPKVLLSDEATSALDPETTRSILKLLRELNQQLGLTVLLITHEMDVIKSVCDSAALMRGGRVVESGRLTDLLADGHSRIARDLFPLGDYGTRAAASEAGSRTVLEITFQGDAPAQPFVSQLARTYQIDISILGAAVETIAGRLVGRMRVELPGSHTDNVVPIGYLRQQGLQVDVLDLSNGAAA
- a CDS encoding GNAT family N-acetyltransferase — protein: MGMSVIIAAARPEEAEQILKLQYLGYQSEAELYGDWTLEPLTQTLESLQAEMSEHRVLVARLGDEVVGSVRGWVDAQGVGRIGRLVVHPRMQRHGLGRRLLEGLEAQLAEDGATGGFELFTGHRSLGNLRLYRRLGYRETEVREVSRRLSIVTLAKPVATSLAA
- a CDS encoding FAD-binding oxidoreductase, with protein sequence MATAAMALAEGFRGEIVVPGDAGYDEARTVWNAAVDRRPGLIARCSGVADVLQAVAVAREHGLPAAVRGAGHSLAGLGTCDGGMLIDLSRLTGVRVDPARRLARAQPGVTWGAFDHETQAFDLATTGAPYSAAGIAGTTLGGGVGWLARAYGLTCDNLVEADVVTAEGRLLTASAAAHPELFAGLRGGGGNFGVVTSFTYRLHRVGPHLLCGAVYVPVELLAPTLAAVRDFTADAPDGLTVMVEFGRPRGMPQLPDRTVLRIGLCWSGRADRGREAVAPLRALPGVVADTVQTRPYPLWQRMLDAGLGPGAGNVGRSEFLSVLDAAAIDRLAEQVDALPGPSARVQLAFLGGAVARVGPEDTAYTYRTAPYLLSAVARWTDGPAEPHAAWVRRCWEAMRPFSSGGAYVNLMGAEGQGRVVEAYGLAKYERLVTLKERYDPANLFRVNRNIRPNG